A stretch of Metabacillus sp. FJAT-52054 DNA encodes these proteins:
- a CDS encoding ATP-binding protein: MKKSLTRQFSFLTISILIICVSLFAFFLINQNREASLFSENNKALNKKENLAIELDYGFNLAISEFRAYFAFGNEGSESTYKSNAAKQQEEVRLTLEKLEKCASEKEDLAFYQAAQAFYQYYFEEATPKAVKLYESGDRNGVAKLAIQGGGSENVRKFQESMKNYRVSLDRKLEENEQLYTKGLQNRQISFSILLILLLGGMSFLIRMLTRRISKPLVELTAAASNIASGREVLFENRTSRDDELGVLHQAFERMSYSIHEKEQDLSAQNEELVAQQDELQAQQAELEEVLEQMRDRENQLELRNELINGISNTLDKKELLKSIIATLAPIARADKAMIVLMNYREHASAGVEDLEAEQFLQNLHSGFTKKLVENRTPFTVTREMIASEKGYHQSLMYCFDLFLPVFSSAGDLEAVLLFTRYSGDFSQDEINNYMTLVKNISISLEKIKLYEQTAEERQLNRDIMNTVHEGIQLVDTRGTILLMNKTMHELIRDWEEKPSEKTPFTKWMAAFEPNIKDQAEFRTFFQKAVFAEVKDQELESFHYQLRGDSGTQVIKVYVEPLYRMDHRIGTVIVHRDITHEYEVDKMKSEFVSTVSHELRTPLASVLGFTELMLHKELKPERQKKYLTTIFQEAKRLTSLINDFLDVQRMEAGKQTYEKKYDDLFPLLQQLAELQQIHAAQHLIKLERMTEQTLVLGDKDKLSQVFSNLISNAIKYSPNGGNIEILVYEEEQYLNISVKDEGLGIPPEAMDKLFNKFYRVDNSDRRRIGGTGLGLAIVKEIVKAHEGMISVQSELGKGSVFTVRLPLVIQMVNESAEETSSDHTYTNVIIIEDDLNLANLLKTELEESHLKVEIFTNGKEALHQIREQRPDAVVLDIMLDDPSYTGWDVLEEVKGCEKLKQVPIFISSALEEKEKGIQLGASDYLVKPYQPSLLSKLILQTLLQRDLNGQILIPASEMD; this comes from the coding sequence ATGAAGAAAAGTCTCACCAGGCAATTCAGTTTTTTGACCATTTCCATTCTGATTATATGCGTTTCCCTATTTGCATTTTTTTTAATCAATCAAAACAGAGAAGCTTCATTGTTCAGTGAAAACAATAAAGCGCTAAATAAAAAAGAAAACCTGGCCATTGAATTGGATTATGGTTTTAATTTGGCCATCTCCGAGTTCCGGGCTTACTTCGCCTTTGGGAACGAGGGGTCAGAATCCACCTATAAAAGCAATGCAGCAAAACAGCAGGAGGAAGTCCGGCTGACATTAGAAAAACTTGAAAAATGTGCAAGTGAAAAAGAAGATCTGGCTTTTTATCAGGCAGCACAAGCTTTCTATCAATATTATTTTGAAGAGGCAACTCCAAAAGCGGTTAAACTCTATGAGTCCGGTGACCGTAATGGCGTAGCCAAGCTAGCCATTCAGGGCGGAGGTTCTGAAAACGTCAGGAAATTCCAGGAAAGCATGAAAAATTACCGTGTCAGTCTGGACCGGAAACTTGAAGAAAATGAACAGCTTTATACAAAAGGACTGCAAAATAGACAGATCAGCTTTTCTATTCTGCTCATTCTGCTGCTTGGAGGCATGTCTTTCCTGATCAGAATGTTAACAAGAAGAATCAGCAAGCCTTTAGTTGAGCTTACCGCAGCGGCGAGCAACATAGCTTCGGGAAGGGAAGTGCTGTTTGAAAACCGTACGAGCCGGGATGACGAGCTGGGTGTCCTTCATCAGGCATTTGAACGGATGAGCTACAGCATCCATGAAAAAGAGCAGGATTTAAGCGCTCAAAACGAAGAACTCGTTGCCCAGCAGGATGAGCTCCAGGCTCAGCAGGCTGAGCTTGAGGAAGTGCTTGAGCAAATGAGGGACAGGGAAAATCAGCTGGAGCTCCGGAATGAATTGATTAATGGCATTTCAAATACGCTTGATAAAAAAGAGCTGCTGAAGAGCATCATTGCCACACTTGCACCGATTGCGCGAGCAGACAAAGCGATGATTGTTCTTATGAATTATAGGGAGCATGCTTCTGCAGGTGTAGAGGACTTGGAGGCTGAGCAATTTCTGCAAAATCTTCATTCAGGTTTTACAAAAAAGTTAGTAGAAAACCGAACACCCTTTACAGTGACAAGAGAAATGATCGCATCTGAAAAGGGTTATCACCAATCCCTCATGTACTGCTTCGATTTGTTTTTACCTGTGTTTTCTTCAGCTGGAGATCTTGAAGCCGTCCTTCTTTTCACAAGGTATTCAGGAGATTTTTCTCAGGACGAAATCAATAACTATATGACACTTGTAAAAAACATTTCGATTTCACTGGAAAAAATTAAACTGTACGAGCAGACAGCGGAAGAGAGACAGCTGAACAGGGATATAATGAATACGGTCCATGAAGGCATCCAGCTTGTTGATACCAGGGGAACCATTCTTTTAATGAACAAAACCATGCATGAACTGATCCGGGATTGGGAGGAAAAGCCGTCAGAGAAAACACCATTTACTAAATGGATGGCAGCATTTGAACCAAACATTAAGGATCAAGCGGAATTTAGGACCTTTTTTCAAAAGGCAGTCTTTGCAGAAGTAAAAGACCAAGAGCTTGAATCCTTCCATTACCAGCTTCGGGGAGATTCGGGAACGCAGGTCATTAAAGTATATGTAGAGCCCCTTTACCGAATGGACCATCGAATAGGAACCGTAATCGTTCACCGCGATATTACTCATGAGTACGAAGTGGATAAAATGAAATCAGAGTTCGTCAGCACGGTTAGCCATGAACTTCGAACACCGCTTGCAAGCGTACTCGGGTTTACAGAGCTGATGCTGCATAAAGAACTCAAACCAGAACGCCAGAAAAAATATTTAACGACGATTTTCCAGGAAGCAAAGCGTCTCACATCCTTAATAAATGACTTTTTGGATGTCCAGCGTATGGAAGCCGGAAAACAAACCTATGAAAAGAAATACGATGACTTGTTTCCCCTTCTGCAGCAGCTTGCTGAATTGCAGCAAATTCACGCCGCTCAGCATCTGATAAAACTGGAACGAATGACAGAGCAAACGCTGGTGCTTGGAGACAAGGATAAACTATCACAGGTATTCAGCAATCTGATCAGCAACGCAATCAAATATTCTCCTAATGGAGGAAATATTGAAATTCTTGTCTATGAAGAGGAACAGTACTTGAATATCTCCGTCAAAGATGAAGGACTGGGGATTCCTCCGGAAGCGATGGATAAATTATTCAATAAGTTCTACAGAGTCGATAACTCCGATCGCCGAAGAATCGGCGGAACAGGTCTTGGGCTTGCAATTGTAAAAGAAATTGTCAAAGCCCATGAAGGAATGATCAGTGTTCAATCTGAGCTAGGAAAAGGCAGTGTATTCACAGTGCGCCTCCCGCTTGTTATCCAAATGGTAAATGAATCTGCGGAGGAAACTTCATCAGATCATACTTACACCAATGTCATTATTATTGAAGATGACTTGAATCTGGCGAATCTGCTGAAGACCGAGCTAGAGGAGAGCCATCTAAAGGTTGAAATATTTACAAACGGAAAAGAAGCATTGCATCAAATCAGAGAGCAGCGTCCAGATGCC
- a CDS encoding response regulator translates to MARLLLAEDEEVLRMLVSDTLEDDGHEIDEASDGEEALNKIMAHDYDLIVLDYMMPVFTGLEVIEKVRAIPEKKHSRILMLSAKSQVSDQRAAMEAGADYFMAKPFSPIQLSEKIEEILK, encoded by the coding sequence ATGGCTCGCCTTTTACTTGCTGAGGATGAAGAGGTTTTACGGATGCTCGTATCTGACACATTGGAAGATGACGGACATGAAATCGATGAGGCTAGTGACGGAGAAGAAGCACTGAATAAAATAATGGCTCATGATTACGATTTAATCGTGCTTGATTATATGATGCCGGTCTTTACGGGTCTTGAAGTCATTGAAAAAGTCAGAGCTATACCCGAAAAGAAACATTCCAGGATACTAATGCTCAGTGCAAAAAGCCAGGTATCAGATCAGCGGGCGGCAATGGAAGCGGGAGCCGATTACTTTATGGCAAAGCCATTCAGCCCAATCCAGCTGTCTGAAAAAATAGAGGAGATCTTGAAATAG
- a CDS encoding response regulator, producing the protein MEKYKAKLLENIRKQLQSWYKGTEEINGKELYKFLHSLAGTAPTIGMQKIGDAANLLMKRYMEIPGEMWSTEAIQQFLSPLLAVAYDEDSVDFTGEALSKKYAPEEKDLIMLIDDDPTLLIYLKDELENEGFTVMAFTEGKKALKAFFDLDASCVIIDIHMQEKSGLDILEEFKRYTNFRFIPAVMISVDDTKETRMKSYQLDADDFIPKPFDLDELIVRVRRLVTKKKNMKELIMLDELTRVYTRKHLSPSFLRIAQQMDREHQPFSAAMIDLDHFKSINDTYGHLTGDRVLAGFANLLKQNLRTGDLAFRYGGEEFLVLFPRTDVNTAKQVLNRILNRFMEHPFESDGESFRVSFSAGVSAACLAEGLENTVKAADHALYKAKQTGRAKITAVEALGPVEAMRKNLRFAIVDDDPIIRTILQDLFQSSSLNEKFLLNVQTFEDGLQFLQSDWHLKDPHSFSFIVLDGMMPEMDGIEVLKVIRSLEHQEQFTVVMLTNRTSEEDITTALKLGADDYVTKPFKLAEIESRIFHLIKKISS; encoded by the coding sequence ATGGAAAAATATAAAGCAAAATTGCTTGAAAATATCCGGAAGCAGCTTCAGAGCTGGTATAAGGGAACGGAAGAAATCAATGGAAAAGAGCTGTATAAATTCCTTCATTCTCTGGCCGGAACAGCACCGACAATCGGTATGCAGAAAATTGGGGATGCAGCAAATCTGCTCATGAAAAGATATATGGAGATTCCGGGGGAAATGTGGTCAACAGAAGCCATCCAGCAATTTCTTTCTCCATTACTGGCAGTTGCATACGATGAAGATTCAGTCGATTTTACAGGAGAAGCCCTTTCCAAAAAGTATGCTCCTGAAGAGAAAGACCTTATTATGCTCATAGATGATGACCCGACTCTCCTAATCTATTTAAAAGACGAATTGGAGAATGAAGGATTTACAGTTATGGCTTTTACTGAAGGGAAAAAAGCATTAAAGGCTTTCTTTGATCTGGATGCTTCCTGTGTCATTATCGATATTCATATGCAGGAGAAAAGTGGACTGGATATTCTGGAAGAATTCAAAAGGTACACCAATTTCCGGTTTATTCCGGCTGTCATGATCAGTGTTGATGATACTAAGGAAACGAGAATGAAAAGCTACCAGCTGGATGCGGACGATTTTATTCCTAAGCCATTTGATTTGGATGAATTAATCGTACGGGTGAGAAGACTTGTTACGAAGAAAAAGAACATGAAGGAACTGATTATGCTTGATGAACTGACCCGTGTTTACACGAGAAAGCATTTAAGTCCATCTTTTCTTCGTATCGCTCAGCAAATGGATCGGGAGCATCAGCCCTTCAGTGCAGCAATGATTGATCTGGATCATTTTAAATCCATAAATGATACATACGGCCATCTTACAGGAGACCGGGTCCTGGCCGGGTTTGCGAATCTGCTCAAGCAAAATCTTCGCACTGGTGATCTTGCATTTCGGTATGGGGGGGAAGAATTTCTCGTTTTATTTCCAAGGACTGATGTAAATACGGCCAAACAGGTTTTGAATAGGATTCTTAATCGCTTCATGGAACACCCATTTGAATCAGATGGTGAATCATTCCGAGTCTCCTTTTCAGCAGGGGTCTCGGCAGCGTGCTTAGCGGAGGGACTTGAAAATACGGTCAAGGCTGCAGACCATGCTTTGTATAAAGCAAAACAAACAGGACGTGCAAAAATTACAGCGGTTGAAGCTCTGGGTCCTGTAGAAGCTATGCGTAAAAATCTGCGTTTTGCCATCGTTGATGATGACCCGATTATTCGGACGATTCTTCAAGATCTATTCCAAAGCAGCAGCTTAAATGAAAAGTTCCTTTTAAATGTCCAAACCTTTGAAGACGGATTGCAATTTCTTCAGTCAGACTGGCATCTTAAAGATCCACACTCCTTCTCCTTCATTGTCCTGGATGGTATGATGCCTGAAATGGATGGGATTGAAGTGCTGAAGGTTATTCGGAGTCTAGAGCATCAAGAACAGTTCACGGTCGTTATGCTAACAAACAGGACCAGTGAAGAGGATATTACAACCGCCTTGAAGCTGGGAGCGGATGATTACGTAACAAAGCCGTTTAAACTAGCAGAAATCGAATCTAGAATCTTTCACCTTATTAAGAAAATCAGCAGCTAA
- a CDS encoding alpha-glucosidase translates to MKRIWWKEAVAYQIYPRSFMDSNGDGIGDIKGIISKLDYLQDLGIDVIWICPIFKSPNADNGYDISDYQDIMEDFGTMEDFDLLLKEVHARGMKLILDLVVNHSSDEHPWFIESRSSKDNPKRDWYIWRDGKDGKEPNNWESIFSGSSWELDEKTGQYYLHVFAAKQPDLNWKNKDMRTAVYDMINWWLDKGIDGFRVDAISHINKKENFPDLPNPHGLDYVSSFDYHMNVDGIMEYLTELKAQTFARYDIMTVGEANGVKLSQAEEWVGDEDGIFNMIFQFEHLGLWDNGTEGHVDLVELKKTLTKWQKGLEGNGWNALFLENHDQPRSVSTWGNDTEYLTESAKSLAAMYFLMQGTPFIYQGQELGMTNVRFPSIDDYDDVAMKNLYKFETAKGRPHQEIMEIIWLKGRDNSRTPMQWNNEDNGGFTAGTPWFGVNENYDTINVEKQMADPDSVYHFFKDLIKIRKENEVFVYGDYDLILPEDKQIYAYTRTLGSQKALIISNISSKPAFYQYSALPLSSEALLISNYECALHKHMTSETLKPYETRVYLFAE, encoded by the coding sequence ATGAAACGCATCTGGTGGAAAGAAGCGGTAGCCTATCAAATTTATCCGCGCAGCTTCATGGATTCAAATGGTGATGGAATTGGAGATATTAAAGGAATCATTTCAAAATTGGATTATTTGCAGGATCTTGGAATCGATGTCATATGGATTTGTCCGATTTTTAAGTCTCCAAATGCAGATAATGGATATGATATTAGTGACTATCAGGATATTATGGAAGACTTCGGAACAATGGAGGATTTCGATTTGCTCCTCAAAGAGGTTCATGCACGCGGTATGAAATTGATTCTGGATCTTGTAGTGAATCACTCAAGTGATGAGCATCCTTGGTTTATTGAGTCCCGTTCTTCTAAAGATAATCCAAAGAGAGATTGGTATATTTGGAGAGACGGCAAAGATGGCAAGGAACCGAACAACTGGGAAAGTATTTTCAGCGGGTCCTCATGGGAGCTTGATGAAAAGACCGGTCAATACTATTTGCACGTTTTTGCTGCGAAACAGCCTGATCTGAACTGGAAAAATAAAGACATGCGCACGGCTGTATACGATATGATCAATTGGTGGCTGGATAAAGGAATTGACGGCTTCCGTGTAGATGCAATCTCGCACATCAATAAAAAAGAAAACTTCCCGGATCTGCCAAACCCGCATGGACTTGATTATGTATCTTCATTTGACTACCACATGAACGTAGATGGAATCATGGAGTATTTAACTGAGCTGAAAGCGCAAACGTTTGCGCGTTATGACATCATGACAGTTGGAGAAGCAAACGGTGTAAAGCTGTCTCAGGCTGAAGAATGGGTTGGAGATGAAGATGGAATCTTCAACATGATCTTCCAATTTGAGCACCTTGGTCTTTGGGATAATGGAACAGAGGGACATGTAGATCTTGTCGAATTGAAAAAGACATTAACCAAATGGCAAAAGGGTCTTGAAGGAAACGGCTGGAACGCTCTTTTCCTTGAAAATCATGATCAGCCGCGTTCTGTTTCCACATGGGGAAATGATACAGAATATTTGACGGAGAGCGCAAAGTCTCTTGCTGCGATGTACTTTTTAATGCAGGGAACTCCTTTTATTTATCAAGGCCAGGAACTCGGTATGACGAATGTCCGATTCCCATCCATTGACGACTATGATGATGTAGCTATGAAAAACCTTTACAAGTTTGAAACGGCCAAAGGACGTCCTCACCAGGAAATCATGGAAATCATCTGGCTGAAGGGACGGGACAATTCCCGGACTCCAATGCAATGGAATAACGAAGATAATGGCGGTTTTACTGCAGGTACTCCGTGGTTTGGAGTGAACGAAAACTATGACACCATTAATGTTGAAAAACAAATGGCGGATCCGGATTCTGTATATCACTTTTTCAAAGACTTGATTAAAATCCGAAAAGAAAATGAGGTATTTGTATACGGTGACTACGATCTAATCTTGCCGGAAGACAAACAGATTTATGCGTATACTCGAACACTGGGATCTCAAAAAGCGCTTATTATCAGCAATATCAGCTCTAAACCCGCTTTCTATCAATACAGCGCCCTGCCGCTGTCAAGCGAAGCTCTTCTGATTTCCAACTATGAGTGCGCACTCCATAAACACATGACATCAGAAACACTGAAACCTTACGAAACTCGCGTCTATCTTTTTGCGGAATAA
- a CDS encoding dicarboxylate/amino acid:cation symporter has protein sequence MKAYRFPIILLSSIIIGAVIGLIFGEKAVVLKPFGDVFLNAMFTVVVPLVFFTIASSIAKMGGTKRLGKIMGSMLGVFLFTGLIAALYMLVIVNIFPPAEGVNMKFEKPEAVEEVSLADQIVSTFTVPDFADLFSRSNMLSLIVFSVLLGIAVSAIGEKGKPFSQFLTSGSEVMMKIVSYIMYYAPIGLGAYFATLVGEYGPMLLGTYFKSGILYYVSAFVYFFAAFTVYAFMAGKKQGVRVFWKNMLSPTVTSLATCSSAASIPVNLEASRKMGVAPDISETTIPLGAALHKDGSVIGGVLKIVFLFGIFGKEFADFGTMTSIVLVAILVGTVMGAIPSGGMIGEMLILTLYGFPPEALPIIAAISTIIDPPATMLNVTGDNAAAMLVSRLVEGKNWMKKQAGRISSKTA, from the coding sequence ATGAAAGCCTATCGCTTTCCGATTATCCTTTTATCTTCCATCATCATTGGAGCGGTAATAGGATTAATTTTTGGAGAAAAAGCCGTTGTACTTAAGCCATTCGGCGATGTATTTTTAAATGCAATGTTTACCGTTGTTGTTCCGCTAGTATTCTTTACAATTGCTTCGTCCATCGCAAAGATGGGAGGCACGAAGCGTCTTGGAAAAATCATGGGGAGCATGCTTGGTGTATTTTTATTTACCGGGCTGATTGCGGCTCTTTACATGCTCGTAATCGTGAATATTTTCCCGCCTGCTGAAGGTGTGAATATGAAATTTGAAAAGCCGGAAGCAGTTGAAGAGGTGAGTCTTGCTGATCAAATCGTAAGCACGTTTACGGTACCTGATTTTGCAGACCTATTCTCAAGGAGCAATATGCTTTCCCTTATCGTTTTCTCTGTTCTGCTTGGAATTGCTGTTTCAGCAATCGGTGAAAAAGGAAAGCCGTTTTCACAGTTCCTTACTTCAGGCTCTGAAGTGATGATGAAAATCGTTTCTTATATTATGTATTATGCACCGATTGGATTGGGTGCCTATTTTGCCACACTTGTTGGGGAATATGGTCCGATGCTGCTTGGAACCTACTTCAAATCAGGAATTCTTTATTATGTTTCTGCATTCGTTTATTTCTTCGCAGCGTTCACAGTCTATGCATTTATGGCAGGTAAAAAACAGGGAGTTAGAGTATTTTGGAAGAACATGCTCTCGCCAACCGTTACCTCTCTTGCCACCTGTTCAAGTGCTGCCTCCATCCCGGTTAATCTGGAAGCATCAAGAAAAATGGGAGTTGCGCCTGATATCAGCGAAACAACCATTCCTCTTGGGGCAGCTCTCCATAAAGACGGGTCCGTAATTGGAGGAGTACTGAAAATCGTTTTCCTTTTTGGGATCTTTGGAAAGGAATTTGCGGATTTTGGAACGATGACAAGCATAGTGCTTGTAGCGATTTTGGTTGGAACCGTCATGGGAGCTATTCCAAGCGGCGGAATGATCGGCGAAATGCTGATTTTAACTCTATACGGTTTCCCGCCGGAAGCACTGCCGATTATCGCAGCTATTTCTACCATCATTGATCCTCCTGCAACCATGCTGAATGTAACAGGGGATAATGCAGCAGCAATGCTCGTATCCCGATTGGTGGAAGGTAAAAATTGGATGAAGAAACAAGCCGGACGTATTTCTTCTAAAACCGCATAA
- a CDS encoding hemolysin family protein codes for MIGVNLLLVFLLIAATAFFVATEFAVVKVRKSRIDQLVAEGNKNAVYVEKAINNLDEALSACQLGITITALGLGWLGEPTVEKLLHPLFHKLALQEPLSSILSFVIAFAAVTFLHVVIGELAPKTVAIQKSEEVTLLFARPLLVFYKIMFPFIKALNGSARVIVRLFGFHQASEHEVALSEEELRIILSESFEKGEINQSEYKYVNKIFEFDNRLAREIMVPRTEMVTVDLNESVRENMEIMRNERYTRYPVQAEDKDNIVGIINIKEVFHALYLSKDVKMADMIRPVIKVIETIPIQDLLMRMQKDRIHLAILVDEYGGTAGLVTVEDIIEEIVGDIRDEFDADEQPYLRKIAEGHYFADGKILLEEINDLLGTELEEEEVDTLGGWILTKKIDIQQGESISEGTLTFLVMEIEGHHIKLIEVKQSKAYMPKEETGNDC; via the coding sequence ATGATCGGGGTCAATTTACTTTTAGTGTTTTTATTAATCGCTGCAACTGCCTTTTTTGTGGCAACAGAATTCGCCGTTGTAAAAGTCCGCAAATCACGTATTGACCAGCTCGTCGCAGAAGGGAACAAAAATGCCGTCTATGTAGAAAAGGCAATCAATAACCTTGATGAGGCACTTTCTGCCTGCCAGCTTGGAATTACAATCACCGCTCTTGGTTTGGGGTGGCTCGGGGAACCTACAGTGGAAAAGCTCCTTCATCCTCTCTTTCACAAATTAGCCTTGCAAGAACCGCTGTCATCTATTCTTTCTTTTGTGATTGCCTTTGCTGCTGTTACATTTCTGCACGTGGTTATTGGTGAACTTGCCCCTAAAACCGTAGCGATTCAAAAATCAGAGGAAGTCACCCTGCTATTTGCTAGACCGCTGCTGGTATTTTATAAAATCATGTTTCCTTTTATTAAAGCGTTAAACGGGTCAGCAAGAGTCATTGTAAGGCTGTTCGGTTTCCACCAGGCATCCGAGCATGAAGTAGCGCTTAGTGAAGAAGAACTGAGAATCATTTTATCCGAAAGCTTTGAAAAAGGAGAAATCAATCAGTCTGAGTACAAATATGTAAATAAAATCTTTGAATTTGATAACCGGCTGGCGAGAGAAATTATGGTGCCAAGAACGGAAATGGTAACAGTTGACCTAAATGAGAGCGTCCGTGAAAACATGGAAATCATGAGAAATGAACGGTACACAAGATACCCGGTCCAGGCAGAGGATAAAGACAATATAGTCGGCATCATCAACATAAAAGAAGTCTTTCATGCGCTGTATCTAAGCAAGGATGTTAAAATGGCAGACATGATTCGGCCTGTCATTAAAGTAATTGAAACCATTCCCATTCAGGATTTGCTGATGCGGATGCAAAAAGACCGAATTCATTTAGCTATTTTAGTTGATGAATATGGCGGGACTGCGGGTCTTGTCACTGTAGAGGATATCATTGAGGAAATCGTTGGGGATATCAGGGATGAATTTGATGCAGATGAGCAGCCTTATTTAAGGAAAATCGCGGAAGGACATTATTTTGCGGATGGAAAAATTTTGTTAGAGGAAATTAATGACCTGCTCGGTACGGAGCTTGAAGAAGAAGAAGTGGATACATTAGGAGGCTGGATCCTGACAAAGAAAATTGATATTCAGCAGGGCGAGTCCATTTCTGAAGGAACGCTTACGTTTCTTGTAATGGAAATAGAAGGACATCATATTAAGCTGATTGAAGTAAAACAATCGAAGGCATACATGCCGAAGGAAGAAACCGGAAATGACTGCTAA
- a CDS encoding protein mistic encodes MKISGKEKENLSEAIDQMNEALDVFIQIYNQSEEDKPILRFTAETENIILKAIEIYGEKTIEHKINTLIKEFLSFTDSKTGKANE; translated from the coding sequence ATGAAAATCTCAGGGAAAGAGAAGGAAAACCTTAGCGAAGCTATTGATCAAATGAATGAGGCACTGGATGTATTTATCCAGATTTATAATCAATCGGAAGAAGACAAACCGATCCTCCGTTTTACTGCCGAGACAGAGAACATCATTCTTAAGGCTATCGAGATTTATGGTGAAAAGACAATTGAGCACAAGATCAATACGCTAATTAAAGAGTTTCTCTCCTTCACAGATAGCAAAACAGGAAAAGCAAATGAGTAA
- a CDS encoding potassium channel family protein — MSKSLLITAWQKLPVYARIALFVLFLILIFAMIMTWIEPETYPTLFDGLWWTVVTISTVGFGDIVPKTIVGKAVGMLIILLGAAFATAFFATFAAAAVELQHRYKRGSLMFKSKDHVIIIGWNAKSAEMIRSMMKATPEQKIVLIDQTLEESPIDHIHFIKGPAIQDSTLLHANSVKARTVVITSDQHKNETEADMQTILIILAVKGLNPDTYTIAEIQTAHQAANAIRAGADEIVKTFELSSHIMVNGVLHKHSVRESTEMVNPGEGKHIEVNDIPIPLCETPFKDLSLYFLEHRSILVGIKRNDQLIYNPAADFTVHEGDKAILFIC, encoded by the coding sequence ATGAGTAAAAGCCTCTTAATCACGGCTTGGCAGAAGCTTCCTGTTTATGCACGAATTGCGCTATTTGTCCTGTTCCTGATTCTGATTTTCGCTATGATCATGACATGGATTGAGCCTGAAACCTATCCTACTCTTTTTGATGGATTGTGGTGGACAGTTGTAACAATTTCCACGGTTGGATTTGGTGATATCGTCCCAAAAACCATAGTGGGAAAAGCGGTGGGAATGCTGATTATATTGCTTGGGGCAGCTTTCGCGACAGCTTTTTTCGCTACTTTTGCAGCAGCGGCTGTGGAGCTTCAGCACCGTTATAAAAGGGGGAGTCTCATGTTCAAAAGCAAAGACCACGTCATTATCATAGGATGGAATGCAAAATCTGCTGAGATGATCCGATCCATGATGAAAGCAACCCCTGAGCAGAAAATCGTATTAATTGATCAGACGCTAGAGGAATCTCCGATTGACCACATCCATTTTATCAAAGGGCCCGCTATACAGGACAGCACACTGCTCCATGCAAACTCGGTGAAAGCGAGGACTGTCGTCATCACCTCTGATCAGCATAAGAATGAAACAGAAGCGGATATGCAAACCATTCTCATTATTCTTGCCGTAAAAGGATTAAACCCTGATACATATACCATTGCAGAAATTCAAACAGCCCATCAGGCAGCAAATGCGATTCGTGCAGGGGCAGATGAAATTGTTAAAACATTTGAATTGTCCAGTCACATTATGGTAAATGGAGTCCTGCACAAGCATTCCGTTCGGGAAAGTACAGAGATGGTCAATCCGGGTGAAGGGAAGCATATCGAGGTGAATGATATCCCTATTCCGCTGTGCGAGACCCCTTTCAAGGATCTTAGCCTCTACTTTCTTGAACATAGAAGCATCCTTGTCGGAATAAAGCGTAATGATCAGCTGATTTATAACCCCGCAGCTGATTTCACCGTGCACGAAGGGGATAAGGCGATTTTGTTTATTTGCTGA
- a CDS encoding YugN-like family protein, giving the protein MIEIPSKLEGQQFNLFDLESELKPLGYSIGGGWDYEKGSFDYKIDDEVGYQFLRLPFFAASGALDSKNTTVELGTPYLLSHKYQIGLDDHARIGNLQASFNQFSEPQVKDASFPEKYIDLGKSLVKELETVLLS; this is encoded by the coding sequence ATGATTGAAATTCCTTCAAAGCTTGAAGGTCAGCAGTTTAATTTATTTGATTTGGAGTCAGAGCTTAAACCGCTTGGATATTCCATCGGCGGAGGCTGGGATTATGAGAAAGGTTCATTTGATTACAAAATCGATGATGAAGTTGGATATCAGTTCCTGAGACTTCCATTTTTTGCAGCGAGCGGTGCTTTGGACTCTAAAAATACAACTGTAGAGCTCGGTACGCCTTATTTATTATCTCATAAATATCAAATCGGTCTCGATGATCATGCAAGGATCGGCAACTTGCAGGCATCCTTTAATCAATTTTCGGAGCCGCAGGTTAAGGATGCTTCTTTTCCAGAGAAGTATATTGACCTTGGAAAATCATTAGTAAAAGAACTTGAAACGGTTCTTCTTTCCTAA